From one Bordetella genomosp. 9 genomic stretch:
- a CDS encoding 3'-5' exonuclease — MTPTLVFDLETLPDVAGLRRLNGWGVDLPDSEVAERAFAERREATGGSDFLPLHLHRVAVIGCVFRDDQGFRVRTLGKPDDDEPALLAGFFKTIERYTPKLVSWNGSGFDLPVLHYRSLIHGVPAPRYWDQGEDDREFKFNNYIGRYHTRHVDLMDVLAKYNGRANAPLDQLAKLCGFPGKLGMDGGKVWDAWNQGKADEVRAYCETDVVNTWLVYCRWRFLRGELDAASYQEEIDLVRDTLAASPAPHWKEYLAAWDQERTAP, encoded by the coding sequence ATGACGCCCACCCTGGTCTTCGATCTGGAGACCCTGCCCGACGTGGCGGGGCTCCGCCGCCTGAATGGCTGGGGCGTCGACCTGCCCGACAGCGAAGTCGCCGAGCGCGCCTTCGCCGAACGGCGCGAGGCCACCGGCGGCAGCGATTTCCTGCCGCTGCACCTGCATCGGGTGGCCGTGATCGGCTGCGTCTTCCGCGACGACCAGGGCTTCCGGGTGCGCACGCTGGGCAAGCCGGACGACGACGAACCCGCGCTGCTGGCGGGCTTCTTCAAAACGATAGAACGCTATACGCCCAAGCTGGTCAGCTGGAACGGTTCCGGTTTCGACCTGCCCGTGCTGCACTATCGCAGCCTGATCCATGGGGTGCCCGCGCCCCGCTATTGGGACCAGGGCGAAGATGACCGCGAATTCAAGTTCAACAACTACATCGGCCGTTACCACACCCGCCACGTCGACCTGATGGACGTGCTGGCCAAGTACAACGGTCGCGCCAACGCGCCGCTGGACCAACTGGCCAAGCTGTGCGGTTTCCCGGGCAAGCTGGGCATGGATGGCGGCAAGGTCTGGGATGCCTGGAACCAGGGCAAGGCCGACGAAGTCCGCGCCTATTGCGAGACCGACGTGGTCAATACCTGGCTGGTGTATTGCCGCTGGCGCTTCCTGCGCGGCGAACTCGATGCCGCTTCCTACCAGGAAGAAATCGACCTGGTGCGCGACACGCTCGCGGCCAGCCCGGCGCCGCATTGGAAGGAATACCTGGCGGCCTGGGACCAGGAGCGGACGGCTCCCTGA